In Vibrio japonicus, one DNA window encodes the following:
- a CDS encoding pyridoxal-phosphate-dependent aminotransferase family protein encodes MTIQSFIPPHRILMGPGPSDISPQVLQALSRPTVGHLDPLFIGMMDELKQLLQYAFQTENEFTIAVSAPGSAGMEACFVNLIEPGEKVIVCRNGVFGERMRENVVRAGGVAVMVDDEWGKPVSVEKVEQALKENSDAKILAFVHAETSTGACSDAEALGKLAKQYGVLSIVDAVTSLGGVPLKVDEWQLDAVYSGSQKCLSCVPGLSPVTFSPAAIEKIQARKTPVQSWFLDQSLVLGYWSGEGKRSYHHTAPVNSLYALHESLLILKNEGLENAWKRHSEMHEKLKAGLEKLGFEFVVDEESRLPQLNAIYVPEGIDEAKVRSHLLETYNLEIGAGLGALAGKAWRIGLMGYAARPENVALCLRALEESLAQ; translated from the coding sequence ATGACGATTCAAAGTTTCATTCCACCTCATCGTATTCTTATGGGACCTGGACCTTCCGATATTTCACCTCAAGTTTTGCAAGCGTTAAGCCGTCCAACTGTTGGCCATTTAGACCCGCTGTTTATCGGTATGATGGATGAGTTAAAGCAACTTCTGCAATATGCCTTTCAGACTGAAAACGAGTTTACGATTGCAGTATCAGCACCGGGTAGTGCAGGAATGGAAGCGTGTTTTGTAAACCTAATCGAGCCGGGCGAAAAAGTCATTGTGTGTCGTAATGGTGTGTTTGGTGAGCGCATGCGCGAAAATGTGGTTCGTGCTGGTGGCGTCGCAGTGATGGTTGATGATGAATGGGGTAAACCTGTTTCTGTTGAAAAAGTTGAGCAGGCACTAAAAGAGAACTCTGATGCTAAGATCTTGGCATTTGTTCACGCTGAAACGTCAACAGGTGCATGCAGTGATGCAGAAGCTCTGGGCAAACTGGCGAAGCAATACGGTGTACTTAGTATTGTTGATGCGGTGACGTCACTGGGTGGCGTGCCTCTTAAAGTGGATGAGTGGCAATTGGACGCAGTGTACTCTGGTAGCCAAAAGTGCTTGTCGTGTGTTCCGGGCTTGTCTCCCGTGACGTTTTCTCCAGCGGCAATTGAAAAGATCCAAGCGCGTAAAACACCAGTGCAGAGCTGGTTCTTAGATCAGAGTTTGGTTCTGGGGTACTGGAGCGGTGAAGGTAAACGTAGCTACCACCATACAGCACCAGTAAACAGCCTATATGCGCTGCACGAATCTCTCCTTATCCTCAAAAATGAAGGCTTAGAGAATGCGTGGAAACGCCATAGTGAGATGCACGAGAAGCTTAAAGCTGGCTTGGAGAAACTTGGCTTTGAATTTGTGGTTGATGAAGAATCTCGCTTACCTCAGTTGAACGCGATTTATGTTCCTGAAGGTATTGATGAAGCGAAAGTTCGCAGCCATCTGCTTGAAACGTACAACTTAGAAATTGGCGCAGGTTTAGGTGCACTTGCTGGCAAAGCGTGGCGTATTGGCTTGATGGGTTATGCTGCTCGACCTGAGAATGTGGCACTTTGCTTACGTGCGCTAGAAGAGTCTCTGGCTCAATAA
- a CDS encoding PglL family O-oligosaccharyltransferase: MATIHVAGTKLAQPTPKLPLIKPFLASLGAVYILAMHFFMPNPGGSGLALSFNPTTWLLLSISIAIGLYQLGTQGILRYNKLTIGFFICCIAITVPVLYPNSNIDLTIGKLAGLWAGYILFVVLQQFRFSNKQKQRLLWFITIGVFIEALFGWFQYLFLELGNLFGYDTLQNRPYGIFQQPNVMASFLATGLITSGYLLTRQRVKYQSKVSEVTLLYLMPFVTIPLLVILASRTGWLSTILAILCTLPYLIRYATKKRCWGWIVSGLLGICLGLTPSLISSDSNTLSEQKMNLDGPRQYTFPQALDMFIEKPFTGYGYGKFETEYIVYTARQHQLNADYKPGLESMDHPHNELLYWGVEGGLLPLLGILIAAILILYRIYQTKKGTRLALFALFIPIVLHTQLEYPFYHSAIHWITFIILLYWVDQRVNKYRTFELSFISQTALRVLSLIIPILTSFYMLSAIHTNYVLTQFERSNPKNPDILDQVSNPIVWKDRYNWDIYSTYLNVGLFTQDAKLIQPYIDWSLNIIKDKPRPAFYNNLILAYQGLGETEKAEQIRNEAQFLFPNRDFSKIQYIPPDIDALRAEANE; this comes from the coding sequence ATGGCCACAATACATGTAGCTGGAACCAAGCTCGCGCAGCCGACACCTAAGCTCCCATTGATCAAACCATTCCTCGCTTCCTTGGGTGCTGTTTATATTCTAGCTATGCACTTTTTTATGCCCAATCCAGGAGGATCGGGGCTAGCGCTTTCATTTAATCCAACAACCTGGTTATTGCTCAGTATTTCAATCGCAATCGGTCTGTACCAACTCGGCACTCAAGGCATTCTAAGGTACAACAAACTGACAATAGGCTTTTTTATTTGCTGTATAGCCATCACTGTCCCTGTACTTTACCCTAACTCAAACATTGATCTGACCATCGGAAAACTCGCCGGTTTATGGGCAGGCTACATCCTATTTGTCGTCTTGCAGCAATTTCGCTTCAGTAATAAGCAAAAACAACGTTTACTCTGGTTTATCACTATCGGTGTATTCATTGAAGCTCTGTTTGGCTGGTTTCAATACCTGTTCCTTGAGCTCGGTAACCTGTTTGGATACGACACTCTCCAGAACCGACCTTACGGCATTTTTCAGCAACCTAATGTTATGGCAAGTTTCTTAGCTACAGGGTTAATTACATCTGGCTACTTACTCACACGACAACGTGTAAAGTATCAGTCCAAAGTCAGTGAAGTCACTTTGCTGTATCTAATGCCTTTCGTTACGATTCCGTTGCTTGTGATACTGGCATCAAGAACGGGATGGCTGAGTACAATCCTCGCCATTCTGTGCACCCTTCCCTACCTAATTCGCTACGCCACGAAAAAGCGCTGCTGGGGGTGGATTGTGTCTGGGTTGTTGGGAATATGTTTAGGCCTCACTCCTTCGCTAATAAGCTCTGACTCCAACACACTGTCAGAGCAAAAAATGAACCTAGACGGCCCGCGACAATACACTTTCCCACAAGCGTTGGATATGTTTATTGAGAAGCCTTTCACTGGCTACGGCTATGGTAAATTCGAAACAGAATACATCGTTTATACGGCTAGACAGCATCAGTTGAACGCCGATTATAAGCCAGGCTTAGAATCCATGGATCACCCACATAACGAACTGCTTTATTGGGGTGTTGAAGGTGGATTATTGCCACTTCTCGGAATATTGATTGCAGCGATCCTGATCCTTTACCGTATTTACCAAACGAAGAAAGGAACGCGACTGGCTCTATTTGCGTTATTCATCCCAATCGTGCTTCACACGCAGTTAGAGTACCCGTTTTACCACTCTGCCATTCACTGGATCACCTTTATCATTTTGCTTTACTGGGTTGATCAAAGAGTCAACAAATACCGAACGTTTGAATTGAGTTTTATTTCCCAAACGGCACTACGTGTACTGAGCTTGATCATTCCGATTCTAACCAGCTTTTATATGCTGAGTGCAATACACACCAACTATGTGTTAACTCAATTTGAACGCTCAAACCCAAAGAATCCGGACATTCTGGATCAAGTAAGTAACCCCATTGTTTGGAAAGATCGCTACAACTGGGATATCTACAGCACATACCTTAACGTAGGGCTGTTTACGCAAGATGCGAAACTCATACAGCCATACATAGATTGGTCATTAAATATCATCAAAGATAAGCCAAGACCTGCATTTTATAATAACTTGATCCTAGCCTACCAAGGTTTAGGAGAGACAGAAAAGGCTGAACAGATCCGAAACGAGGCACAGTTCCTTTTCCCGAACCGAGACTTTTCAAAAATTCAGTATATCCCGCCAGATATCGACGCGTTAAGAGCAGAAGCCAACGAATAG
- the uvrA gene encoding excinuclease ABC subunit UvrA produces MDKIEVRGARTHNLKNINLTIPRDKLTVITGLSGSGKSSLAFDTLYAEGQRRYVESLSAYARQFLSLMEKPDVDHIEGLSPAISIEQKSTSHNPRSTVGTITEVYDYLRLLYARVGEPRCPDHKVPLAAQTISQMVDKVLEMPEGSKMMLLAPIVKERKGEHVKTLENLAAQGFIRARIDGETCDLSDPPTLELHKKHTIEVVVDRFKVRADLQQRLAESFETTLELSGGIAVVAPMDGDGEEVVFSANFACPHCGYSMQELEPRLFSFNNPAGACHTCDGLGVQQYFDPSRVIVDDSLSLAQGAIRGWDQKNYYYFQMLTSLSEHYDFELHAPFKSLPKKIREVILTGSGRTEVEFKYINDRGDIRVKRHPFEGILNTLERRYRDTESSSVREELAKYISTKTCGSCDGSRLRLEARNVFIGDTTLPEIVELSIADALGFFASLTLEGQRAQIAEKVMKEINDRLQFLVNVGLNYLNLSRSAETLSGGEAQRIRLASQIGAGLVGVMYVLDEPSIGLHQRDNERLLKTLTHLRDLGNTVLVVEHDEDAIRMADHVIDIGPGAGVHGGYVVAEGSMQEIIANSNSLTGQYLSGKKEISVPAERTPMNPKKVVELIGASGNNLKDVNLTLPVGLFSCITGVSGSGKSTLINDTFFKIAHTQLNGATTATPSPYKKIKGLEHFDKVIDIDQSPIGRTPRSNPATYTGIFTPIRELFAGTQESRSRGYKPGRFSFNVRGGRCEACQGDGVIKVEMHFLPDVYVPCDVCKGKRYNRETLEVRYKGKTIDEVLEMTVEDARAFFEPVPVIARKLQTLMDVGLSYIRLGQAATTLSGGEAQRVKLARELSKRDTGKTLYILDEPTTGLHFHDIQQLLTVLHRLRDHGNTVVVIEHNLDVIKTADWIVDLGPEGGQGGGEIIAEGTPEDVSLVEGSHTAHFLKPMLK; encoded by the coding sequence ATGGATAAGATTGAAGTTCGCGGTGCCCGTACACACAACCTCAAAAACATCAACCTGACAATTCCTAGAGATAAGTTGACTGTTATTACTGGCCTATCCGGTTCAGGTAAATCTTCACTGGCATTCGATACCTTATATGCGGAAGGACAACGACGTTATGTTGAATCCCTCTCTGCCTACGCTCGTCAATTTTTATCGTTAATGGAAAAGCCTGATGTAGACCATATTGAAGGTCTATCTCCTGCCATTTCTATTGAGCAAAAATCCACTTCGCATAACCCTCGCTCTACTGTTGGTACCATCACTGAAGTCTATGACTATCTGCGACTTCTCTATGCTCGCGTTGGCGAACCACGGTGTCCAGATCATAAAGTGCCACTTGCAGCTCAAACCATCTCTCAAATGGTGGATAAAGTACTGGAGATGCCGGAAGGATCAAAAATGATGCTGCTTGCGCCGATCGTTAAAGAGCGCAAGGGGGAACACGTAAAGACGTTAGAAAACTTGGCCGCTCAAGGCTTTATTCGTGCTCGTATCGATGGGGAAACATGCGATCTGTCCGATCCACCTACCCTTGAACTGCACAAAAAGCACACCATTGAAGTGGTTGTTGATCGTTTTAAAGTCAGAGCTGATTTACAGCAGCGCCTAGCAGAATCATTTGAAACCACACTTGAACTCTCTGGCGGAATTGCAGTTGTCGCCCCTATGGATGGCGATGGTGAAGAAGTGGTCTTCTCTGCCAATTTTGCCTGCCCGCACTGCGGCTACAGTATGCAGGAACTCGAGCCTCGTCTGTTCTCATTCAATAACCCAGCTGGTGCCTGCCATACTTGTGACGGCTTAGGTGTTCAGCAATATTTTGATCCTTCTCGAGTGATCGTTGATGATTCTTTAAGCCTCGCGCAAGGCGCAATCAGGGGCTGGGATCAGAAAAACTATTACTACTTCCAAATGCTGACGTCACTGTCAGAGCATTATGACTTTGAGCTTCACGCTCCGTTTAAATCGCTGCCAAAGAAAATCCGAGAAGTTATTCTGACTGGCTCAGGAAGAACCGAGGTCGAGTTTAAATACATTAACGATCGTGGTGATATCCGCGTAAAACGTCATCCATTCGAAGGCATACTCAACACACTAGAAAGACGCTACAGAGATACAGAATCAAGTTCCGTGCGTGAGGAACTGGCAAAATACATCTCAACCAAAACGTGTGGAAGCTGTGACGGAAGCCGACTGCGCTTGGAAGCTCGTAACGTATTTATTGGCGACACAACGCTGCCGGAAATCGTTGAGCTAAGTATCGCCGATGCACTGGGCTTTTTTGCCTCTCTCACCTTAGAAGGCCAGCGCGCCCAGATCGCTGAAAAAGTGATGAAAGAGATCAACGATCGTTTACAGTTTTTAGTGAACGTGGGTCTTAACTACCTTAACTTATCGCGTAGCGCAGAAACTCTCTCTGGTGGTGAAGCACAGCGTATCCGTCTCGCGAGCCAGATAGGTGCCGGACTTGTCGGTGTTATGTACGTTTTAGATGAGCCATCCATCGGCCTTCACCAACGTGATAACGAACGACTGCTGAAAACCCTGACTCACCTTCGTGATTTAGGCAACACCGTGTTAGTTGTCGAACATGATGAAGACGCCATTCGTATGGCGGACCACGTGATAGATATCGGCCCAGGTGCAGGTGTGCATGGCGGCTATGTTGTCGCTGAAGGCAGCATGCAGGAAATCATTGCCAACTCTAACTCACTCACAGGCCAATATTTGAGTGGCAAGAAAGAGATCTCTGTACCGGCTGAACGCACGCCAATGAACCCGAAAAAAGTAGTAGAGCTTATTGGTGCCTCTGGTAATAACCTTAAAGACGTAAACTTAACGCTTCCCGTAGGGCTTTTCAGCTGCATTACTGGTGTTTCTGGCTCCGGTAAATCCACTTTAATTAACGATACATTCTTTAAGATTGCTCATACTCAGCTCAATGGCGCAACCACTGCGACGCCATCTCCTTATAAGAAAATAAAAGGATTGGAACACTTCGACAAAGTGATCGATATCGACCAAAGCCCGATTGGTCGTACGCCGCGCTCGAATCCTGCGACGTACACGGGTATTTTTACCCCAATCAGAGAGCTGTTTGCGGGTACACAAGAATCGCGTTCGCGCGGTTACAAACCAGGTCGATTCAGTTTTAACGTTCGCGGTGGCCGCTGTGAAGCGTGTCAAGGCGATGGTGTCATCAAAGTCGAAATGCATTTCCTGCCGGATGTCTATGTACCTTGTGATGTCTGTAAAGGAAAGCGTTACAACCGCGAAACACTAGAAGTTCGATACAAAGGAAAAACCATTGATGAAGTGCTAGAGATGACGGTAGAAGACGCAAGAGCCTTCTTTGAACCGGTCCCTGTCATTGCACGCAAGCTCCAAACATTAATGGATGTAGGCCTGTCTTACATTCGTTTGGGCCAGGCAGCAACCACACTGTCCGGTGGTGAAGCACAGCGCGTCAAGCTGGCGCGTGAGTTATCGAAACGAGATACTGGCAAAACACTCTATATTTTAGATGAGCCAACCACAGGTTTACATTTCCACGACATTCAGCAGCTCCTAACGGTACTGCACAGACTGCGCGACCACGGAAATACGGTCGTCGTGATTGAGCATAACCTAGATGTGATTAAGACCGCAGACTGGATCGTGGATTTAGGCCCTGAAGGTGGTCAAGGTGGCGGTGAGATTATTGCCGAAGGTACACCAGAAGATGTGTCATTGGTCGAAGGTTCACATACCGCGCACTTTCTTAAGCCTATGTTAAAATAG
- the galU gene encoding UTP--glucose-1-phosphate uridylyltransferase GalU gives MIKKCLFPAAGYGTRFLPATKSMPKEMMPIVNKPLIEYGVEEAIQAGMDGMCIVTGRGKHSIMDHFDKNYELEHQISGTNKEDLLVDIRDIIESANFTYTRQREMKGLGHAILTGRELVGDEPFAVVLADDLCVNEQEGVLAQMVALFKQFRCSIVAVQEVPEDETHKYGVISGEMIKDDIFRVDDMVEKPEKGTAPSNLAIIGRYILTPDIFELIENTEPGKGGEIQITDALLKQAKAGCVLAYKFKGKRFDCGSVEGYIEATNYCFENVYLKDCKTSELGKHATRKAS, from the coding sequence ATGATTAAAAAGTGTCTTTTCCCTGCGGCTGGCTACGGGACGCGTTTTTTACCTGCAACAAAATCGATGCCTAAAGAGATGATGCCTATCGTCAACAAACCGTTAATTGAATACGGTGTTGAAGAAGCAATCCAAGCGGGTATGGACGGTATGTGTATCGTTACTGGTCGAGGCAAACACTCGATCATGGATCACTTCGATAAAAACTATGAGCTAGAGCATCAGATCAGCGGCACTAACAAAGAAGATCTTTTGGTCGACATTCGTGACATCATTGAGAGTGCGAACTTCACGTACACTCGCCAACGTGAAATGAAAGGTTTGGGTCACGCAATCTTAACAGGCCGCGAACTGGTAGGTGACGAACCTTTTGCCGTAGTCCTTGCAGACGACTTGTGTGTAAATGAACAAGAAGGTGTTCTTGCTCAAATGGTGGCACTATTTAAGCAGTTCCGCTGTTCAATTGTTGCAGTGCAAGAAGTACCAGAAGATGAAACACATAAGTACGGTGTTATCTCTGGCGAAATGATTAAAGATGATATTTTCCGTGTAGACGACATGGTAGAAAAACCAGAAAAAGGCACGGCACCAAGCAACCTAGCAATCATTGGTCGTTACATCCTAACACCGGATATCTTTGAATTAATCGAAAACACAGAACCGGGCAAAGGTGGCGAGATTCAAATCACCGACGCGCTACTTAAGCAAGCAAAAGCTGGCTGTGTACTGGCATACAAATTTAAAGGTAAGCGTTTCGACTGTGGTAGCGTAGAAGGATACATCGAAGCGACCAACTACTGCTTTGAGAATGTCTACCTAAAAGACTGCAAAACGTCTGAACTAGGTAAACACGCGACAAGAAAAGCATCCTAG
- a CDS encoding LuxR C-terminal-related transcriptional regulator produces MMKSNYMRTIHFLCENKTVHHPLVENIKKRLSLDIPYLEPEELMLALQRNKHRILMIDHRDYSQLSNQIRSLPLANKVFETIVINVDKRLTTDEILSFGHLKGLFYASDTLDDISKGCSEIINGENWLPRKVSAQLLYHYRTVVESQCAPATVNLTTREIHILRSLMTGASNSQIAEDQFISEFTVKSHLYQIFKKLSVKNRVQASAWAKQHLMS; encoded by the coding sequence ATCATGAAAAGTAACTATATGAGAACCATTCATTTTTTATGTGAGAATAAAACCGTTCACCATCCACTCGTGGAAAATATCAAGAAGCGTCTGAGTCTGGATATTCCTTACCTTGAACCTGAAGAGCTTATGTTGGCGCTGCAACGCAACAAACATCGTATATTAATGATAGACCATCGAGATTACTCCCAACTAAGCAACCAGATTCGCTCTCTTCCACTGGCAAATAAAGTATTCGAAACTATTGTTATTAATGTAGATAAAAGACTGACCACCGATGAAATACTGAGTTTCGGCCATCTGAAAGGGCTATTTTATGCAAGTGATACGCTTGATGATATCAGTAAGGGATGCAGCGAAATCATAAACGGTGAAAACTGGCTACCAAGAAAAGTATCGGCGCAACTGCTATACCACTATAGAACCGTTGTTGAAAGCCAGTGTGCACCAGCCACCGTCAACCTCACAACACGAGAGATCCATATACTTCGAAGTTTGATGACAGGCGCGTCAAATAGCCAAATTGCAGAAGATCAGTTTATCAGCGAATTCACCGTAAAATCGCACCTATACCAGATATTCAAAAAACTAAGCGTAAAGAATCGTGTGCAAGCAAGTGCTTGGGCAAAACAGCATTTAATGTCTTAA
- a CDS encoding single-stranded DNA-binding protein, translating into MASRGVNKVIIMGNLGQDPEVKYTANGSAVANITVATSETWRDKASGEQREKTEWHRVVLFGKTAEIAGEYLRKGSQVYLEGQLQTRKWQDQSGQDRYTTEVVVQWPAGQMQLLGGRAQGGAPAMGGQPQQQQGGWGQPQQPAQQQYNAPQQQKQAPQQSQPQYNEPPMDFDDDIPF; encoded by the coding sequence ATGGCTAGCCGTGGAGTAAATAAAGTCATCATTATGGGCAACCTTGGTCAAGATCCTGAGGTTAAGTACACTGCTAATGGTAGCGCCGTGGCAAATATTACCGTTGCGACGTCTGAAACATGGCGTGATAAAGCATCAGGTGAGCAGCGCGAGAAAACAGAATGGCACCGCGTTGTTTTATTTGGTAAGACGGCAGAGATTGCGGGTGAGTATCTTCGCAAGGGCTCTCAAGTTTACTTAGAAGGTCAGCTTCAAACTCGTAAGTGGCAAGATCAAAGCGGTCAAGACCGTTACACGACAGAAGTTGTTGTTCAGTGGCCAGCAGGTCAAATGCAACTGTTAGGTGGTCGAGCACAAGGTGGCGCTCCAGCAATGGGTGGTCAACCTCAGCAGCAACAAGGTGGTTGGGGTCAGCCTCAACAGCCAGCTCAGCAGCAGTATAATGCACCGCAGCAACAGAAGCAGGCTCCTCAACAGTCTCAGCCTCAGTACAATGAGCCACCAATGGATTTTGATGACGACATCCCGTTTTAA
- the csrD gene encoding RNase E specificity factor CsrD, protein MRYTPTLKLSTRLVAFVTVIVVSAIFILFIGGTLSFKRLGHEYLEHSLSGIVTVVDKEMEDPDAAYSLQYWMPKMLQASSVVEMELVSSYGTIYRFKDTASKVAPSLLYQTEYVLERNQGYRIRFKAVPPYIGFGYSMQALWSITLAIVLIIFCLIQGVKWLKKQLHGSELLEERGRMILAGRVEEYAKGDEKEWPFTASEALDRLIEELQDARQERSRFDTFIRTQTFLDQLTGTANRVLFDSKLEAALSENGSHGGVLLIRIDDWEQIQEECGKKDANDFIIEVGQALSNVIQRYQDVILARYYSSDFAILAPSLGSKEVSTIAMQCLKQLSRITPPNLLDEENWVHIGVSIYREGERQGKIIDEAETALKSAQLQRINTWNRFKKNIDLDVERGSVRWRTLFDQVITPDKLLIFAQPCYLLNNQQEHQLDHYELFARIHDPEKGVIKASRFNSAIESIGYEALLDRAVIRSVFRYLKVSPCSVCYSINLHVVPFADRSYFKWFRDELLQLTAEQRSKLSFEFVEARLVKHLDYMRPVIKMTAGLGCKVVVGQAGRSIVSTHYLKELPISFLKLHRSLIKQIDQRHENQLFVRSLLGACDGLMTQVIALGVDTKQEYDTVLQLSVNGVQGRYFEEEQQILPLPSSRPKDVEHKKVQIGRRNRWRKSK, encoded by the coding sequence ATGAGGTATACCCCTACCTTAAAACTGAGCACCAGATTGGTTGCTTTTGTCACGGTGATTGTCGTTAGTGCCATCTTCATTCTATTTATTGGTGGGACTCTTTCTTTTAAACGTCTAGGTCATGAGTATTTGGAACACTCTTTATCAGGGATAGTGACTGTTGTTGATAAAGAGATGGAAGATCCTGATGCGGCTTACTCCCTACAATATTGGATGCCAAAGATGCTACAAGCATCGAGTGTGGTAGAAATGGAGTTAGTCTCCTCTTACGGCACTATCTATCGCTTTAAGGATACCGCTTCAAAAGTCGCCCCCTCTCTTCTCTATCAAACCGAGTACGTTTTAGAAAGAAATCAAGGTTACCGTATTCGTTTTAAAGCGGTTCCGCCATACATAGGTTTCGGGTATTCGATGCAAGCGTTATGGTCTATCACGCTTGCCATTGTGTTGATCATCTTTTGTCTTATTCAAGGCGTAAAATGGCTGAAAAAGCAGTTACATGGTTCGGAGTTACTCGAAGAGCGAGGACGGATGATTCTGGCCGGAAGAGTCGAAGAGTACGCCAAAGGTGACGAAAAAGAGTGGCCATTTACCGCGAGTGAAGCGCTCGATCGCTTGATTGAAGAGTTACAAGATGCCCGTCAGGAGCGAAGCCGATTTGATACGTTTATCCGCACTCAAACCTTTTTAGATCAGTTGACAGGAACAGCGAATCGCGTGCTGTTTGACAGCAAATTAGAAGCGGCACTATCAGAGAATGGTTCTCATGGCGGCGTGTTATTGATCCGCATTGATGATTGGGAACAAATTCAAGAAGAGTGCGGTAAAAAAGATGCCAATGATTTCATCATCGAAGTCGGTCAGGCACTGAGCAATGTCATTCAGCGATATCAAGATGTGATTTTGGCTCGTTACTACAGTTCTGATTTCGCGATTTTAGCGCCGAGTCTTGGGAGCAAAGAAGTATCAACCATCGCCATGCAGTGTTTAAAACAGCTTTCTCGCATCACACCTCCTAACTTGTTGGATGAGGAGAACTGGGTGCACATCGGAGTCAGTATTTACCGTGAAGGTGAGCGACAAGGAAAAATCATAGACGAAGCAGAAACGGCACTGAAAAGTGCGCAGCTGCAAAGAATCAATACATGGAACCGTTTCAAGAAAAACATCGATTTGGACGTGGAGCGGGGCAGTGTTCGTTGGCGAACTTTGTTCGATCAGGTCATTACGCCTGATAAGTTACTTATCTTTGCACAACCTTGTTACCTGTTAAATAACCAGCAAGAACATCAGCTTGATCACTATGAGTTGTTTGCGCGAATTCATGATCCAGAAAAAGGCGTCATTAAGGCTTCTCGTTTTAACTCTGCGATTGAATCAATAGGTTACGAAGCGCTGTTAGATAGAGCGGTGATCCGCTCGGTTTTTCGGTATTTGAAAGTGTCGCCCTGTTCTGTGTGTTATTCTATCAACCTTCATGTGGTTCCTTTTGCCGATCGAAGCTACTTTAAGTGGTTTCGAGATGAATTGCTGCAGCTTACTGCTGAGCAGAGGAGCAAACTGAGCTTTGAATTTGTGGAAGCAAGGTTGGTGAAGCATTTAGACTATATGCGACCTGTCATCAAGATGACGGCGGGTTTAGGGTGCAAAGTTGTCGTTGGTCAAGCAGGCCGGTCCATCGTAAGCACTCATTATCTGAAAGAGCTGCCCATCAGTTTTCTTAAGTTGCACCGTAGCCTGATCAAGCAAATCGATCAGCGTCACGAGAATCAGCTGTTTGTTCGCAGCCTTTTAGGTGCTTGTGATGGGCTGATGA